From a region of the Mercurialis annua linkage group LG1-X, ddMerAnnu1.2, whole genome shotgun sequence genome:
- the LOC126665798 gene encoding uncharacterized protein LOC126665798, whose product METNLTANQLEPQIGQVAGVEAVPVHDSDSDGQNANVQMEANAGNDPTVAGQTANVEANPRKRKESLQRSVVWDHFDSIRDGKGVIMQAKRKYCARMYNCNAKKMAHLH is encoded by the coding sequence ATGGAAACAAATCTGACAGCTAACCAACTTGAGCCACAAATTGGCCAAGTAGCTGGTGTGGAAGCCGTGCCTGTACATGACTCTGATAGTGATGGCCAAAATGCTAATGTGCAAATGGAAGCCAATGCTGGAAATGACCCTACTGTTGCTGGACAAACTGCTAATGTGGAAGCAAAtccaagaaaaagaaaagagtcCCTGCAAAGATCAGTGGTGTGGGATCATTTTGATTCCATAAGAGATGGAAAAGGTGTTATAATGCAAGCAAAGCGCAAGTACTGTGCTCGTATGTATAACTGCAACGCCAAAAAAATGGCACATCTACATTGA